The nucleotide window GGCGAACACCGGGCCGGGGTGGAACACGAAGCCCTCCTGGCTGCGCTCGTACACGGAGACGCCGGTGAGGTCGCTGGGCATCAGGTCGGCGGTGAACTGCACGCGCGAGAACTGCAGCCCGAAAGTGCGTGCCAGCGCGTGTGCCAGCGTGGTCTTGCCGACGCCCGGAACGTCCTCGATGAGCAGGTGGCCCCCCGCCAGCAGGCAGGTAACGCAGTCCTGGATTTGTAAGCTTTTCCCTACTATCACCGTGTTAAGCTGATTCAGTAACAAAGTGATTTTCTGTTTTGCGTGCATTGCGCGACGTTATCCGAAAAAAGCAGCAGAAGGGAGACATGACTGTGAGCAAGACGGGCTTTTACACCCACGAGGATTGCCGGAAACACGAAATGGGGCCGGGCCACCCGGAATGCCCCGAACGGCTGGACGCGATCCAGGACCGGTTGCTGGTGTCGGGCGTTTCCGACGCGCTGGAGCACCTGGAGGCCCCGCTGGCCTCGCTCAACGACATCGAGCTGGCGCACGACCGCCTGCACGTCGCGGCCCTGCGCGGCCTGACGCTGCGGCTGGTGGAGGAGCAGGCGGCGGGCGGCCCCGAGCACACCTCGCTGGACTCCGACACCTCCATCAACGCCCATACCTGGACCGCCGCGCTGCGCGCCGCGGGCGCCGCAATGGCGGCCACCGATGCGGTGCTGGCCGGCGAGCTGGAAAACGCCTTCTGCATGGTGCGCCCGCCCGGCCACCACGCCACGCGCAGCAAGGCCATGGGCTTTTGCTTCTTCAACAACGTGGCCGTGGCCGCCAAGTACGCGCTGCAGCGCCACAACCTGCAGCGCGTGGCGGTGATCGACTTCGACGTGCACCACGGCAACGGCACCGAGGACATCCTGGCGGGCGACGCGCGCGCGCTGATGTGCAGCTTCTTCCAGCACCCGTTCTACCCCTACAGCGGCGACCACGAGCCGGCGGCCAACATGTGCAACGTGCCGGTGCCGGCGTACACGCGCGGCATGGACATCCGTGAGATCGTCGAGATGATGTGGATTCCGCGCCTGGAGGAGTTCAAGCCCGAGCTGATCTTCATCAGCGCCGGGTTCGACGCGCACCGCGAGGACGACATGGGCCAGCTCGGCCTGACCGAGCAGGACTTCACCTGGATCACCCAGCGCATCAAGGACGTGGCGCGCCGCTACTGCGGCGGGCGCATCGTCTCGTGCCTGGAGGGCGGCTACGTCATGAGCCCGCTGGCGCGCAGCGTCGAGGCCCACGTGCGGGTGCTGGCCGACCTCTGACCAGCGCGCCGGGGAGGGCTGGTCAATAATCGCCGGAACCCGTTCCGGCGTCCCTCTCTAGTGTGGCGAACACCACACTAGCACGGGGGCGCCATGTCCCATGCGCCGCGGCGCCCGCGGCGCGCACAGGAGCCTCCGACATGACCCCCACCCCCGAGCTTCTCCAGGCCACGCGCGACGCGCGCGGCGTGGTCACCCTGACGCTGAACGACCCGGCGCGCTTCAATGCGCTGGGCGCCGACATGCTGACCGCGCTGCAGCAGGCGCTGGACGGCGTGGCGCGCGACGAGGGCGCGCGCGTGGTGGTGCTGGCCGCCCAGGGCCGCGCGTTCTGCGCCGGCCACAACCTCAAGGAAATGGCGCAGCACCCGGAACTGGCTTACTACCAGCAGCTGTTCGCCCAGTGCTCGCGCATGATGCTGTCGATCCACAAGCTGCCCGTGCCGGTGATCGCGCGCGTGCACGGCATGGCCACGGCGGCGGGCTGCCAGCTCGTTGCCCAGTGCGACCTGGCCGTGGCCAGCGAGGACGCCAGCTTCGCCACCAGCGGCATCCACTACGGCCTGTTCTGCGCCACGCCCAGTGTGCCCCTGGTGCGCAACGTGCCCGCCAAGCGGGCCATGGAGATGCTGCTCACCGGCGACTTCATCGACGCGCGCACGGCGCTCGACCAGGGCCTGGTCAACCGCGTGGTGCCGCCCGAGGCGCTGGACGCGGAGGTGGAGAAGCTCGTGCAGTCCATCCTCGGCAAGCCGCGTGTGGCCGTGGCCATGGGCAAGGCGGTGGTCTACCAGCACCGCGAGCTGGGCCTGGACGCCGCCTACCAGCTCGCCGGCCAGACCATGGCCGCCAACATGATGGACGCCGACGCGCAGGAGGGCGCCCGCGCCTTCGCCGAAAAGCGCCAGCCCGCCTGGAAGGCCTGAGATGAAACAACACCCCCCTGAGGCGCTTCGCGCCTTCCCCCCGCTCTCGCATGGCTGCGCCATGCGGGCAGGGGGACGCCACCAGCGCGGCGGGGCGGCCCTTGCGCGGTGGCCCGCGCATGGGCCGCGCCGGTTTCATGGGCTGCGGGTGGCGCGCAGCGCCATGGAAAACTGAGATGGCGCAGTCTGCGGACAAGCCGATGTTCGACGACGTCGGCCACTGGTTCGAGCGCTTCCTGCAGCCCGGGGCGCTGGTCGAGCTGGGCGTGTTGGCCGCCTGCGTGGCCCTGGCATGGGCGCTGGTGCAGCGGCTGTCGCCCAAGGGCCAGGCGCAGGACCGGCGCTCCATCCTCTGGGGCCGCAGCGTGGTCGATGGCGCGCTGTTCCCGCTCACGCTGCTGGCGCTGGCCTACGCGGCGCGCGCGCTGGTGGCGCTGTGGCTGCCGCTGGCCGTGTTCAAGCTGGCCATTCCCGCGCTGGTGGCGCTGGCGGTGATCCGCACCGGCGCCAAGGTGCTGCAGGCGGCCTTCCCGGAATCGGCCTGGGTGCGGCCCATCGAGCGCACCCTCTCGTGGGCCGGCTGGGCGGCCATGGTGCTGTGGGTGACCGGGCTGCTGCCGCTGCTGCTGCACGACCTGGAGGACATCACCTGGAAGGTGGGCAACACCACCATGTCGGTGCGCACGCTGATCGAGGGGGCGGTCACCGCGGGCCTGGTGATGATCGTGGCGCTGTGGATCTCCTCGGCCATCGACGGGTGGCTGCTGCGCTCGGCCACGGGCAGCAGCCTGTCGGTGCGCAAGGCCCTGAGCAACGCCCTACGCGCGCTGCTGCTGTTTCTCGGGCTCACCATCGCGCTGTCGGCGGTGGGCATCGACCTGACGGCGCTGTCGGTGCTGGGCGGCGCGGTGGGCGTGGGCATCGGTTTCGGCCTGCAGAAGCTGGCCGCCAACTACGTGAGCGGCTTCGTCATCCTGGCCGAGCGCAGCATCCGCATCGGCGACAACGTGCGCGTGGACAACTTCGAGGGGCGCATCACCGACATCACCGGGCGCTACACCGTGATCCGCTCGGGCGGGGGGCGCGAGTCCATCGTGCCCAACGAGATGCTGATGACCAGCCGCGTCGAGAACCTTTCGCTGGCCGACCTCAGGGTGTGGCACTCTACCGTGGTCAGCGTGGGCTACGACAGCGACGTCGATCTGGTCATGCGCCTGCTGGGCGAGGCGGCGCTCGCCAGCCCGCGCGTGCTGCGCGACCCCGCGCCCAGCGTGGCGCTGTCGGCCTTCGGCGCCGATGGCCTGGAGTTCACCGTGGGCTTCTGGATCAACGACCCGGAAAACGGCACGCTGGGCCTGCGCTCGCAGATCAACCTGGGCATCCTGCGCGCCTTGCGCGCGCATGGCGTGGATATTCCCTACCCGCAGCGGGTGCTGCACTGGCAGGGCGGCACGCCTCCGCAGTAGCGCGCTTGCGCTATTCATTGAATAGCTGCTTGCGCTTGCTGCATAAGGTTTTGAGGCATTTTCGATGCATGGAAAATCCTGCGCCGTGCGCCTCCCAGGGGGAGGGGCCCGCCGCCCGCGCACGGCTGCAGTTACAGTAGCCGGGCCGCGCAACCCGCGCCGCGCCGGATGGCGCCGATGCGCCCGACGCGACAGCCGGGCCTGCCTGCCAAAAGCAGCACTGGCCTATAATCCTTCAAAAAGCACGATCGTTCTTTTTTTGCCGATGCGTGGCTCGGATGGCATAACCCGCCGCCATCCGCCGCCGTGCGGCATACAATGTTCCAGTTTACGTAAACGTCAATTCAATCAACTCCCAAGGAGCCGCTGCAATGAAGGTTTTGGTCCCTGTCAAGCGCGTGGTGGACTACAACGTGAAGGTCCGCGTGAAATCGGACAACACGGGCGTGGACATCGCCAACGTCAAGATGAGCATGAACCCCTTTGACGAAATCGCCGTCGAGGAGGCCGTGCGCCTGAAGGAAAAGGGCGTGGTGACCGAGATCGTTGCCGTCTCCTGCGGCGTGGCGCAGTGCCAGGAGACCCTGCGCACGGCCATGGCCATCGGCGCCGACCGCGGCATCCTGGTCGAAACCGACGCCGAGCTGCAGCCCCTGGCCGTGGCCAAGCTGCTCAAGGCCCTGGTGGACAAGGAACAGCCCGGCCTGGTCATCCTGGGCAAGCAGGCCATCGACGACGACGCCAACCAGACCGGCCAGATGCTGGCCGCGCTGGCCGACCTGCCGCAAGCCACCAACGCCAGCAAGGTCGAGCTGGCCGCCGACAAGGTCAGCGTGACCCGCGAGATCGACGGCGGCCTGGAAACCCTGGCCTTGGGCCTGCCCGCCGTCATCACCACCGACCTGCGCCTGAACGAGCCGCGCTACGTCACCCTGCCCAACATCATGAAGGCCAAGAAGAAGCCGCTCGACACGGTCAAGCCCGAAGAGCTTGGCGTGGACGTGGCCCCGCGCCTCAAGACCCTGAAGGTCAGCGAGCCGCCCAAGCGCGGTGCGGGCGTGAAGGTGGCCGACGTGGCCACCCTGGTCGAAAAACTCAAGAACGAAGCGAAGGTGATCTAAATGTCGGTACTCGTTATTGCTGAACACGACAACGCATCCATCAAGGGCGCAACGCTCAACACCGTCACCGCAGCAGCCGCTTGCGGCGGCGACGTGCACGTGCTGGTGGCGGGCGAGGGTGCCGCCGCAGCCGCTCAGGCCGCAGCCCAGATCGCCGGTGTTGCCAAGGTCATCCACGCCGACGGCGCGAGCCTGAAGAACGGCCTGGCCGAAAACGTCGCCGCGCAAGTGCTGGCACTCCAAGGCAGTGGGGCGGGCAACTACAGCCACATCCTGTTCCCCGCCACCGCCAGCGGCAAGAACGTGGCACCCCGCGTGGCCGCCAAGCTGGACGTGGCGCAGATCAGCGACATCACCAAGGTGGTGGGCGCCGACACTTTCGAGCGCCCCATCTACGCTGGCAACGCCATCGCCACCGTGCAAAGCGCAGATGCCACCAAGGTCATCACCGTGCGCACCACCGGCTTTGACGCCGCAGCCGCCACTGGCGGCAGTGCCGCCGTGGAAGCGGCAGCCGCCGTGGCCGACGCGGGCAAGAGCAGCTACGTGGGCAGCGAAATCGCCAAGAGCGACCGCCCCGAACTCACCGCCGCCAAGATCATCGTCTCCGGCGGCCGTGCGCTGGGCAGCGCCGAGAAGTTCAACGAAGTCATGACCCCGCTGGCCGACAAGCTGGGCGCGGCCATCGGCGCCTCGCGCGCCGCCGTGGACGCGGGCTATGCGCCGAACGACCTGCAGGTGGGCCAGACCGGCAAGATCGTGGCGCCGCAGCTGTACATCGCCGCCGGTATCTCGGGCGCCATCCAGCATCTGGCCGGCATGAAGGACTCCAAGGTGATCGTGGCGATCAACAAGGACCCCGAGGCACCGATCTTCTCGGTGGCCGACTACGGCCTCGAGGCCGACCTGTTCACGGCCGTGCCGGAACTCGTCAAGGCCCTGTAAACCGTTGCGCCGCAGAAAAGGCATCGCTTGCGATGCCTTTTTTTTCATCCCCCTGATTCGTCCCTGATTTGGAGAACCCATGAGTTACACCGCCCCCGTCAAAGACATGCTCTTCGCCATCGAGCACCTGGCCCGCATCGACCAGGTGGCCCAGATCCCCGGTTTCGAGGACGCCGGCCTGGAAACCGCCGCCGCCGTGCTGGAGGAGTGCGCCAAGTTCAATGAAGGCGTGGTGGCTCCGCTCAACGTCGAGGGCGACAGGAACCCCTCGGCCTGGAAGGACGGCCAGGTCACCACCACCCCCGGCTTCAAGCAAGCCTACCGCCAGTTCGCCGAAGGCGGCTGGCAGGGCCTGCAGCACCCGGCCGACTTCGGCGGCCAGGGCCTGCCCAAGACCATCGGCGCGGCGTGCGGCGAGATGATCAACAGTGCCAACCTGAGCTTCGCGCTGTGCCCGCTGCTCACCGACGGCGCCATCGAGGCGCTGCTCACCGCCGGCAGCGACGCGCTCAAGGCCACCTACCTGGAGAAGCTGATCTCCGGCGAGTGGACCGGCACCATGAACCTGACCGAGCCCCAGGCCGGCTCCGACCTGTCGCTGGTGCGCACCAAGGCCGATCCGCAGCCCGATGGCACGTACAGGATCTTCGGCACCAAGATCTTCATCACCTACGGCGAGCACGACATGGCGGACAACATCGTCCACCTGGTGTTGGCGCGCGTGGCCGGCGCGCCCGAGGGCGTGAAGGGCATCAGCCTGTTCGTCTGCCCCAAATTCATGGTGCATGCCGACGGCAGCCTGGGCGCGCGCAACGACGTGCACTGCGTCTCCATCGAGCACAAGCTGGGCATCAAGGCCTCGCCCACGGCGGTGCTGCAGTTCGGCGACCATGGCGGCGCCATCGGCTACCTGGTGGGCGAGGAAAACCGCGGCCTCGAATACATGTTCATCATGATGAACGCCGCGCGCTACGGCGTGGGCGTGCAGGGCATTGCCGTGGCCGAGCGCGCCTACCAGCAGGCCGTGCAGTACGCGCGCGACCGCGTGCAAAGCCGCCCCGTCGATGGCAGCGTGGCCGGTGCCGCGGCCATCATCCACCACCCCGACGTGCGCCGCATGCTCATGACCATGCGCGCCTGCACCGAAGGCTGCCGCGCCATGGCCAGCGTGGCCGCCGCCGCGTACGACGCGGCCCACCACCACCCCGATGCCCAGGTGCGCCAGGACAACGCCGCCTTCTACGAATTCATGGTGCCGCTGGTCAAGGGCTACAGCACCGAGATGAGCCAGGAAGTCACCAGCCTGGGCGTGCAAGTGCACGGCGGCATGGGCTTCATCGAGGAAACCGGCGCGGCCCAGCACTACCGCGATTCCAAGATCCTGACCATCTACGAAGGCACGACTGCCATCCAGGCCAACGACCTGGTGGGCCGCAAGACCAGCCGCGACGGCGGCCAGATGGCCAAGGCCATCGCCGCGCAGATCGAGAAGACCGAAGGCGAACTCGCCGCCAGCGGCACCGCCGCCGCCCAGGCCGTGGCCCAGCGCCTGGCGGCCGCACGCGCCGCCTTCCTGGAGGCGGTGGACTTCGTCGCGGGCAACACCAAGGCCCAGCCCAACGCCGTGTTTGCCGGCAGCGTGCCCTACCTCATGCTGGCGGGCAACCTGGTGGCCGGCTGGCAGATGGGCCGCGCGCTGCTGGTGGCCCAGGCCAAGGCGGCCGCGGGCGAAGACCTGGCCTTCATGCAGGCCAAGGTGGCCACGGCGCGCTTCTACGCCGAGCACATCCTCGTGAAGGCCTCGGGCCTGCGCGACGCCATCGTGCACGGCGGCGAGAGCGCCTGCGCGCTGCCGCTCGAGGCGTTCTGATTGGCGTTTTGACAGGCGTTTTTTGCCAAGCGCTATGTAAATAAGAGCTGCTGGCGCTTGCCTGGCAAGCGCTGCAGCCCTTTTTGACCATTATTCCCGGAGACAAGACCATGGCCCTGCCGCCCGTTCTGCAAAAGCCCACGCTGCCCGTCATCGGCTCGCCGCTGTTCATCATCAGCAACCCCCAGCTCGTCATCGCGCAGTGCCAGGCCGGCATCGTCGGCGCCATGCCCGCGCTGAACGCGCGCCCGGCCGAGCAGCTCGACGACTGGCTGGCCGAGATCACCGAAACGCTCGCCGCCTGGGACAAGGCGCACCCCGAATCGCCCGCGGCGCCGTTCGCCATCAACCAGATCGTGCACAAGAGCAACGACCGCCTGGAGCACGACATGCAGGTGTGCGCCAAGTACAAGGTGCCCATCGTCATCACCAGCCTGGGCGCGCGCGAGGACGTGAACCAGGCCGTGCACGGCTGGGGCGGCGTGGTGCTGCACGACGTCATCAACAACAAGTTCGCGCACAAGGCCGTGGAAAAGGGCGCCGATGGCCTGATCGCCGTGGCTGCCGGCGCGGGCGGCCACGCGGGCGTGAAGAGCCCGTTCGCGCTCATCCAGGAGATCCGCCAGTGGTTCGACGGCCCGCTGGCCCTGTCCGGCGCCATCGCCTCGGGCAACGCCATCCTGGCGGCGCAGGCCATGGGGGCGGACTTCGCCTACATCGGCTCGGCCTTCATTGCCACGCACGAGGCGCGCGCCAGCGACGCCTACAAGCAGGCCATCGTCGATGGCAGTTCTGACGACGTGGTCTACAGCAACCTGTTCACCGGCGTGCACGGCAACTACCTGGCCCCGTCGATCCGCGCCGCCGGGCTGGACCCGGAGAACCTGCCCGAGTCCGACCCGAGCAAGATGAACTTCGGCGGCAGCGCCGCCGCCAAGGCCTGGAAGGACATCTGGGGCTGCGGCCAGGGCATTGGCGCCGTGGACGCAGTCACCAGCACGGCCGACCTGGTGGCGCGCCTGCGCCGCGAGTACCAGGCCGCGCGCGAGCGCCTGGCGCTGCGCTGATTGCTTCATCTTTCATAGCGGCTGGCGCAAGCGGGGCTTGCGCCAGCCGCTTTTTTATGCGCGATCCACCCCGGGCGCCCACGGCTGCGCTTGGGTTTAGCGCTGCACGCTGGAGGGCGGGGCGCCGAAATGCCGCCGGAACATGGCGGCGAACGCGCTCTGGCTGGCATAGCCGCACTCGAAGGCCACGTCGATGATGCGCGCGCCTTCGGCGAGGCGGCGCAGCGCGAACAGCAGCCGTGCCTGCTCGCGCCACTGGGCGAAGCCCATGCCGGTCTCTTGCAGGAACAGCCGGTGCACGGTCTTGCTGGCGACCCCCAGCCGTGCCGCCCATTGGGCCGCCGTGGCGGTGTCGGCAGGGTGGTCCAGCAGGGCCTCGCAGATGCGGCGCACCCGTGCGTCCTGGGGAACGGGCAGATGCAGGGGCAGCGTCTCCGCCGTGCGCAGCTCATCGAGCAGCAGCCCCATCAGCCGTGCGTCCCGGCCGTCCTCGGCATGGTCGCGCGGCACCTGGACGGCGGCCACCAGCAGCTCGCGCAGCAGCGGAGAGACGTTGATGACGCAGCTGTGCTCCGGCAGGGCATCGATCCGTGCCGTGTCGATGAAGGCCGTGCGCATCTGCACGTCGCCAGACATCCGCACCGCGTGCCGCACCCCAGGGGCCAGCCACAGGGCGCGGTTGGGCGGCACCACCCAGAAGCCGGCGGCCGAATCGACCCGCATGACGCCTTCGATGGCATAGAGCAGTTGGCCGCGCGGATGCGAGTGCCAGCCGGTGGAGGCGCCAGCGGGCCAGTTGGCCTCCATGGCGACCATGGGGCGCTCGGTGTCGTGGAAGTCCAGGTGCCTGCGGGCGAGCGGGGCGTTCATGTCTCTTACTCTACAGAAATTGTCTTTCGGGCGAGAGACAGACTTTCTCTGACCCCCTACGCTCTGCCCCATGCCCGCGCCGTTGCGGGTGTTGTTTCTTCCGCCATGACCACCACAGCCACTTCCACGGGCGCCCAGCCGCCCGCCGCTTCTCTCCACCACGGCGCCGGGCCCCAGCAGCCGCAGGGCTTCGTGGCCCGGATCGTCGGCGCGGCCGCGCTGGCGCACCTGCTCAATGACCTGATCCAGGCCGTGCTCCCCGCGGTCTATCCGATGCTGAAGACGCAATTCGCCCTGAGCTTCGCGCAGATCGGCTGGATTGCGCTGGTCTACCAGGTCACGGCCTCGCTGCTGCAGCCATGGGTGGGCCTGTTCACCGACAAGCACCCCAAGCCTTACCTGCTGCCCGCCGGCATGGTGGTCACGCTGGCGGGCGTGGGCCTGCTGGCCTTTGCCGGCAGCTATGCCATGCTGCTGCTGGCGGCGGCCGTGGTGGGGGTGGGATCGGCCACCTTTCACCCGGAAGCGTCGCGGGTGGCCCGCATGGCGTCGGGCGGGCGTTTCGGGACGGCCCAGTCGGCTTTCCAGGTGGGGGGCAACACGGGGTCGGCCATCGGCCCGCTGCTGGCTGCCGCCGTCGTGGTCCCGCATGGGCAGCAGGCCATCGCCTGGTTCATGCTGGCGGCGGTGCTGGCCATCGGGGTGCTGCTGCGGGTCACGGGCTGGACGCTGCGCCACGGCCAGGCCC belongs to Acidovorax sp. YS12 and includes:
- a CDS encoding histone deacetylase family protein — protein: MTVSKTGFYTHEDCRKHEMGPGHPECPERLDAIQDRLLVSGVSDALEHLEAPLASLNDIELAHDRLHVAALRGLTLRLVEEQAAGGPEHTSLDSDTSINAHTWTAALRAAGAAMAATDAVLAGELENAFCMVRPPGHHATRSKAMGFCFFNNVAVAAKYALQRHNLQRVAVIDFDVHHGNGTEDILAGDARALMCSFFQHPFYPYSGDHEPAANMCNVPVPAYTRGMDIREIVEMMWIPRLEEFKPELIFISAGFDAHREDDMGQLGLTEQDFTWITQRIKDVARRYCGGRIVSCLEGGYVMSPLARSVEAHVRVLADL
- a CDS encoding enoyl-CoA hydratase, which produces MTPTPELLQATRDARGVVTLTLNDPARFNALGADMLTALQQALDGVARDEGARVVVLAAQGRAFCAGHNLKEMAQHPELAYYQQLFAQCSRMMLSIHKLPVPVIARVHGMATAAGCQLVAQCDLAVASEDASFATSGIHYGLFCATPSVPLVRNVPAKRAMEMLLTGDFIDARTALDQGLVNRVVPPEALDAEVEKLVQSILGKPRVAVAMGKAVVYQHRELGLDAAYQLAGQTMAANMMDADAQEGARAFAEKRQPAWKA
- a CDS encoding mechanosensitive ion channel → MAQSADKPMFDDVGHWFERFLQPGALVELGVLAACVALAWALVQRLSPKGQAQDRRSILWGRSVVDGALFPLTLLALAYAARALVALWLPLAVFKLAIPALVALAVIRTGAKVLQAAFPESAWVRPIERTLSWAGWAAMVLWVTGLLPLLLHDLEDITWKVGNTTMSVRTLIEGAVTAGLVMIVALWISSAIDGWLLRSATGSSLSVRKALSNALRALLLFLGLTIALSAVGIDLTALSVLGGAVGVGIGFGLQKLAANYVSGFVILAERSIRIGDNVRVDNFEGRITDITGRYTVIRSGGGRESIVPNEMLMTSRVENLSLADLRVWHSTVVSVGYDSDVDLVMRLLGEAALASPRVLRDPAPSVALSAFGADGLEFTVGFWINDPENGTLGLRSQINLGILRALRAHGVDIPYPQRVLHWQGGTPPQ
- a CDS encoding electron transfer flavoprotein subunit beta/FixA family protein, whose translation is MKVLVPVKRVVDYNVKVRVKSDNTGVDIANVKMSMNPFDEIAVEEAVRLKEKGVVTEIVAVSCGVAQCQETLRTAMAIGADRGILVETDAELQPLAVAKLLKALVDKEQPGLVILGKQAIDDDANQTGQMLAALADLPQATNASKVELAADKVSVTREIDGGLETLALGLPAVITTDLRLNEPRYVTLPNIMKAKKKPLDTVKPEELGVDVAPRLKTLKVSEPPKRGAGVKVADVATLVEKLKNEAKVI
- a CDS encoding electron transfer flavoprotein subunit alpha/FixB family protein; translation: MSVLVIAEHDNASIKGATLNTVTAAAACGGDVHVLVAGEGAAAAAQAAAQIAGVAKVIHADGASLKNGLAENVAAQVLALQGSGAGNYSHILFPATASGKNVAPRVAAKLDVAQISDITKVVGADTFERPIYAGNAIATVQSADATKVITVRTTGFDAAAATGGSAAVEAAAAVADAGKSSYVGSEIAKSDRPELTAAKIIVSGGRALGSAEKFNEVMTPLADKLGAAIGASRAAVDAGYAPNDLQVGQTGKIVAPQLYIAAGISGAIQHLAGMKDSKVIVAINKDPEAPIFSVADYGLEADLFTAVPELVKAL
- a CDS encoding acyl-CoA dehydrogenase, whose amino-acid sequence is MSYTAPVKDMLFAIEHLARIDQVAQIPGFEDAGLETAAAVLEECAKFNEGVVAPLNVEGDRNPSAWKDGQVTTTPGFKQAYRQFAEGGWQGLQHPADFGGQGLPKTIGAACGEMINSANLSFALCPLLTDGAIEALLTAGSDALKATYLEKLISGEWTGTMNLTEPQAGSDLSLVRTKADPQPDGTYRIFGTKIFITYGEHDMADNIVHLVLARVAGAPEGVKGISLFVCPKFMVHADGSLGARNDVHCVSIEHKLGIKASPTAVLQFGDHGGAIGYLVGEENRGLEYMFIMMNAARYGVGVQGIAVAERAYQQAVQYARDRVQSRPVDGSVAGAAAIIHHPDVRRMLMTMRACTEGCRAMASVAAAAYDAAHHHPDAQVRQDNAAFYEFMVPLVKGYSTEMSQEVTSLGVQVHGGMGFIEETGAAQHYRDSKILTIYEGTTAIQANDLVGRKTSRDGGQMAKAIAAQIEKTEGELAASGTAAAQAVAQRLAAARAAFLEAVDFVAGNTKAQPNAVFAGSVPYLMLAGNLVAGWQMGRALLVAQAKAAAGEDLAFMQAKVATARFYAEHILVKASGLRDAIVHGGESACALPLEAF
- a CDS encoding nitronate monooxygenase, which produces MALPPVLQKPTLPVIGSPLFIISNPQLVIAQCQAGIVGAMPALNARPAEQLDDWLAEITETLAAWDKAHPESPAAPFAINQIVHKSNDRLEHDMQVCAKYKVPIVITSLGAREDVNQAVHGWGGVVLHDVINNKFAHKAVEKGADGLIAVAAGAGGHAGVKSPFALIQEIRQWFDGPLALSGAIASGNAILAAQAMGADFAYIGSAFIATHEARASDAYKQAIVDGSSDDVVYSNLFTGVHGNYLAPSIRAAGLDPENLPESDPSKMNFGGSAAAKAWKDIWGCGQGIGAVDAVTSTADLVARLRREYQAARERLALR
- a CDS encoding helix-turn-helix transcriptional regulator, which encodes MNAPLARRHLDFHDTERPMVAMEANWPAGASTGWHSHPRGQLLYAIEGVMRVDSAAGFWVVPPNRALWLAPGVRHAVRMSGDVQMRTAFIDTARIDALPEHSCVINVSPLLRELLVAAVQVPRDHAEDGRDARLMGLLLDELRTAETLPLHLPVPQDARVRRICEALLDHPADTATAAQWAARLGVASKTVHRLFLQETGMGFAQWREQARLLFALRRLAEGARIIDVAFECGYASQSAFAAMFRRHFGAPPSSVQR